Genomic window (Cygnus olor isolate bCygOlo1 chromosome 18, bCygOlo1.pri.v2, whole genome shotgun sequence):
CCGGAGAGGCACAGcgctgtgctgcctgctctgtgcagctcagcCCTCCCACCTTCTCCCAAACAATGGATGCAACGGCTTTTATTCTGCGTGTGTTTTTAACTCATGGGATCGTTAAATGAAGTCTTCCTTCAACCTGGGGAAGCTTGGTAACGTGGTTTTGGCCCAACGAAGCGCCTTTACACAGCCGCTTCCCAAACACCCCCTGGATGCCTTCTGCCCACCCCGTGCTTGGTGTCGGTGGCGTTTCAGTGTGTGCTAAAACCAAAGAGGAACCAGACCCCAGGCGGCACCCAGGGGCTGTCCCCTCCCTCCTCACACCCGTTTGCTCCCCTTGGCAGCCGAGGGGGGGCTTCAGGGCCCCCCACCGCGTTCCCTGGAGCCGGGCAGGGAAGCGCCGGGTCCCGGCCGCCCGCGgcctgcggggccgggaggcggcggcggtcGCCTGGcagccgcggcggggccgcccgagatggcggcggcgcggcggggggggggccgcggcccggcccggcctcggCAGCGGGACCCCGCGGGTGAGCGAGGCCCGGAGCCGCTGCGGGGGGACGGGGCCGGCCCCTGGGAGCCGCTCCGGTCCCCTCGGTTGGCAGCGGGCggggttggggtggggggctccGAGGTGGGCGCCGGGCAGCCCCCTCggtgctgctctcccctctcCGGCTGCTACTAGCAGTCCGGATGCCACAGCCCTTGGTGTGGCTTTATTTGCCTCACACCCCTAGCGCCGTGTTTTTGGGGTCTCTGATCCTTCCAGCTGCGGGCTGTGAGGGGGTGAAGCTGTGGGGAGAAACCCCAGGGCCAGAGGGGGCTCAGGGCTGGCGGCTGCCCCCAGCTCATCGTCCTGGGTGGTCGCCTGCGGGAGGAGGACCCCAGCCTGCGGTGGGGAGTGGGAGATGGGAAAACCTCCCAGGACGAATTGCGGTGGGCAGCACGTCTCGGGAGGGGTGGTTGTGAGTTGAATGTTCTAAGGCACGATAACCGTGCTAAAGAAAGCACTGAAGGGGCTAAATCTGCGTAGGTAGAAGGGATGGAATGAATAATACTGTGTGATTTACCTATTAGATGCTTAATATGCTACTCTAACTTCTGCAGTCCCCTAATTCACCTCTATGCCTACTGTGACTGCAAGGTTCTGCTCTATGCTGCTTTATTCCAAAGGAAGAAGGTACAGACGGATCATCTCCTGAATCCCCAAGAAGCTGCAGAAACGGCAGTTGTCCTCAGTCCGGCTCCCTGATGCCACTTCCACTACAGCCTGCTAGCACTTCTGCACACCATGAAAGTCAAAGTGCATCCACAGGAATTGGCCAGCTTGGTACTGCAGGTACCACTGAGTATTTTggagggtggggaaaaaagcatggCAACACTTTTCTGGAAAGTTCAGAGAAGTGACATGCACAAGGAGGTGGTCTTTCAGCAAAGACCATGCTCCCAGAGATAAGGAAAGATGGTGTGCCTCCTTTTGCTCACTGAGGACAGCAAGGTCTTCGCTTAGGTTTAAGGTGTTCCATCAGCACAACCTGAATTCTACAGCCTAGCACTGTGTATGGTGCTGCACCTGAAAACAAGGACAGCTGTACGCTATGCGGAGCTGCAGGTTGGCAAAGATGCTAGTGGTGGATGTGGACACGAGAAAAAACTAGCAGTAGGATGAAGGGCATTAGCTGTATTCGCCTTTCCATCGTCTTGGGGACAACAGAAATTTCCTGCTGCACTGTCATgataaaaatcctatttttattaGAGGAAATCTAACAGCTAAAGGAAGAGTCTTCCACtcctcccagaaaaaaaaaatccgtgtCCTTGGCATAAGGCTGTTTTGATATTCTCCCTTAAGTCTAGGACAGACACCTTCCTGTGCTGATGACTGCTGTAGCAGAGGTGGAAGAGGGGAAATATCTCATTTGTAAGGAGAAAACTGTTGCACTGTATTCCTACCAACAGTACAGTTAGTGGCCACTGAAGCTCAAGCACTTATAAGGCTGTCAATTCTGCTGTGTTCTAGGTCATCAAATGCCAGCAGTGTGCTTCTGGCCCCGAAACACCAAGTGCCTCATCCAGGAGGGCCTGAATGCAGCACCTGCCTCACCTCCTGAATCCTTAGCCCATGGAGATGTCACCGTGCCTCCTGCATCGCTCCAGTCACTCTCTCATGTCAAGTACAAGGACTTCATTCGCTGCCTGCCAGTTTACCTCTCCCAGTACATCCTGGGTAAAACTTCCCTAATTTTCCAAGGATAGTTTCCCGTAAGGGTCACAGATGACCTCTGACATGGGTAGGGGTTCACTACTCTGTCCTCTTAATTTCTCAGGGCTTTTGGATCAAAAATCCCTTAAagcttgtgctgctgtgagTAGATACTGGACTTTTCTGGTGAAAGAAGTCGAGAGGGAGCATGTATGTCAAGGCTTAGTGCAGGAGAAGATCCGGTATTTGCAGGTATGGTGCCTGGACTTCTGCCATTACTacacacttaattttttttttgctgttgttgctcaGACCATTAGATGGAGGTGCCTTTTTGGGAGGCTACCTCCCAGCTTCGCCCTGTTCCTCCTTCTTCCATCTGCAAAACTAGGCTAGATGTTCATACGGCCACAAGCACAACAGAATAGCCTTTACTGACCTTTAGGGAGCCTGCAACTGTAAAAAATTGATCAAAATCAAGAATTCTTAATCAAGTAAACCAAGTTTGGTCACAAATGCCAATATTGGACTTACAGGAACAAGTGGAGATTGTTCTAGCTGCCGTAGGGACTCATTGTAGCTCTGCCCAATGAGCTTTATTTGCTCCACATGGAAGAAGGAAATGCCAAGCTTCTTTTTGGGAAGTCAGAGATAGTGGTTGGGATGCAGTAAAGCAAAGCTGGGAAGAAAGGTTTGCCCTGGTTAGTATAGACCTGTCACAGACGAAGCAAGAGTAAAGGTAAAGTCCATGTGTGTGGGCTCTGCAGTGACTACGTTGCCTCTGCTGTTTTATTCTAGGGGTTGCGCCCTAGGGGAGCAGTTTCCAACTATGCTAAAATAGTCAATGTGACAATTCCCCAATTAAATGAAGAGGGACACGTCATTGAAATGAAACACCACAGCTGTGAAGGTAAAACAAAGGTATGTTGGAGGTGGTTTGCCTTTCATGGCTTTTCACATCTCAGCAtttgaggaggaaggaggacaTGGTGGTCTTGGAAGATAGGACTGTGAATTTGGACTTAGTTTGCTCTTCTGGTTTGCACAGTTGCAAGCAGTTCATAAGCACCAATGCATGCTCAGCCCCTTCTCGCACAGGAGGGAGCCACCATCCATGCCCAGAAGGAAATTCTACCTTGTCCTAATGCTGCCCCCCATGGCACTGGCAAGGCTGGGCACAGGGATGTGGCCTTTATCCCAGAAGATGAAGAGTGCAGGTGTCAAGGCTTCTACTACTGCCACTGAGCAAGGCAAGGATAACAACCCTTGTTTCTGTGCTAACCAGGGAGTTCCTGCACGCTGGGTGTTCCTTACTGACACTTTTTATCTCTAGTGGTCTTGTTGGGGAGCAAGCGGTGGATGATATGGCTAATGCTGTGGAGTAATGCTGTATTCCCCTTCGCCCTGAGTAATACTTCCCTATTTCTCTTTCCatcaggagaaagaggaggaggaagaggacaaTCTGCAGGCAGCCTATCATGATCTGCAAACTGACACGATccagctggaagagaggaatGTTTTCTGTGGCTCCTACAATATTCGTGTCCTCACTGACCGGTACGCAGGCTGTGCCCGGCTGCTTTCTGCACTACCCCTGTAGAGCCAAACATTGGCTTCTGAAATCTTGTCCTGTTCCTTGCAATCCTTTTGTGGGCATGTATGGCTGGAGGAGGGTCTCAGTGTCATTGATGAGCAACCCTCAGTATCAAATCCATTTTTTATAAAGATATTAAGGTCAGTCACTTTTGATGGTGCAAGGATTAGGATCTATGGAGTATCACAAGGGATACGGGGCTGGGAGGAGCCCCTGCCCTTCTTAAAGCTTACCCTCCAGATACAAACCTGGGTCTGCAGAACTAGGGACCTGGTTGTGGTGCCCTGCAAAGGATCTGCCTCCTGAAGCAGATTGCCCACCAAGTTGCTATTCGAGGACCTCTCAGTATCGAGCCCCTCTAGACCTTGTTAACTGGCGAATGCTCATATCAATCACTGTTTCTTATCCAGATCAGACCAAAACAGAGTAATTCACTACAGCGGTGGAGACTTGGTAGCCATTGGCTCTACAGAGCGAAAAGTGAGGTTTTTTAATACATCAGCAATGAGAGAAGTGCCACCTCTGCTCTCTGGCCATGCTGGAAGCAACAAAGCACTGCTCCTTGATGAGAAGAAGGGGTTTGTTTTTAGTGCAAGCTTCGACCTCAGCATCAGGTGAGCCGCCCTGGGACTGTGCCTCAGCTACCATCCCCATGAAAAATGGAGCTTAACCACCCCAATCTTTATGAATCCTCCTTCCCATCACTTTTATTAGAGTACTACAGAAAGGAAGGCTGATAATGAAACACGTCCCCCATAGAACTactgttttccagtttcacCTGATACTGAATGATAAAATAGGAAGATACTTTCTTATAACCTGTGTATCCCCGTATCTTCAAACACCAGGTATGTGTCTAGTAGGTGCCTGCAGTGAGGTTCTGGCCCTGCTGAGGTCAGTACCAGTTTCTCCATGACACTACAGAAGTCTCGTTGTGCTGAGCAGATCCAGCACCCTGGTACCTCCTGTGTGTTGACACGAGGAGTGGAGATGAGCAGCTGCTACATCTTATTTATCACTGAATCTCAAGAGTGTTGTGATGAGGGGTGAAAAGCTCTACAGCTCTGGCATGGCAAGCGTCCATCTTCCTCAAAGACAGCATTTGACAACAAGGGAAAGAGCTGTAGCGATTCAGGCTCTGTCctgcctgcccttcccctccccaagAGGGCTGTTTTTTCAAGTGCATGCTTGAATTCTCAAGAAAAAGTCAACAGAAATCATCTTGGCACCGGCCAGTAAAGAAATAACCTTATCTGTAAAGCTCTGCTTTTGAAGGTTAATTGAAAGTAGCCATGCCAGAGGCGAAATCCAACTACACATTTCCAGGCAATTTGGaggtagaaaaacaaactaaatgtAAAAATTTAACACTGAGCCTGACCTGATTGTTCTGAATCCCTCATTACCTCAGTGGGCTGTCTCCCGATTTTGACCTGACATGGATGTGAGATGAGCTGGGCCTCTTAAGTAGGAAATAAGTCATCAATCAAGTTGTTAATCGCTGGATTCCCTTTCTGGTCCTTACTGTGTAGATGCTGGGATATATACAGTGGTGCTTGCATGAAAATCTTTAATGGTCACTGTGGGACAATCATCTGCTTGGATGTACATGAAAGGAGGCTTGTGTCAGGAGCCAGAGATGGGATGGTGAAAGGTGAGAGCCAAGGGGAGCTGCCCAGACAAGGGCAAATGGCAGCAACAAATGGGCTGAGCACCTGGGAGTCGTGGGGTGCAGTGTGAGTCTGAAAACAAGTGTATAAATCAGAGGGTGAATTTTAACGTCTTGTATTACTGCTTCCTGAACAATCTAAGCTGGGGACATATGTACACGCAAGGTCCCTGTGTCACAGCAAATGCTTATAACTGTTGCTTTTATTTGGGTTTAATGGCTTTGTGGCTGTAGGGCCAGTCTTGGGAGAGTGGTATCAGCTTGCAGCTTTGCCAAAGGTTGCCATGTTACTTGCTTACAGATTAAGAATTAAAAGGATGTGCCATCTCAGGGCTTTGTATTTAAGAATTTTGCCATGTAATTGCACTCTAAGTCAACGCCTGGCtccaagcagagctgcaggtacAAGGTGCAGCTGTAATTCCAGTAGCATCTTTTAATTCATATTGCGCTCAGAAAAAACATACCATTGGGGAAAACTTCTAATATTTCTCCCCTTTAATCCTTACAGTGTGGAACTTGGATAGTGGGGTATGTCTCAAGACTCTAAAACACAACGATGTTGTTTGTGTTGTTAAAATGGATGGGATCCATGTTGTCAGCGGCTGTGACAGAGGGCTGGTGAAAGTCTGGCTTGCTGATACAGGTGCTCTGGTCAAAGTAAGTTTCTTAGGTAGATAACTTTGTGCTAAACTATCAAAAATCATCCGTACTATTTAATCATAGACTTTTTCTTGTTCCAAAGACtttcttaaagaataaaaagacaaaacagtttAAGCTAATGAACTGCAGGATTATAGAtaaaagaataatattaaaaactgattttcaaacaACTAAATTGTAATCTGGGTTTTGATTTGCcttgcttttaaatgcattcaTTATTTAATCTTTGTAGATGCATCTGTCTGCTCTTGTAGGAACATTCAGAACCTGAGAGGAGAGTGGGAGGGTTTAACTAACAGCTTTTAGGGCTGGAGGTACCCCTTCCTCCACGGTCAGGGCAGCCCACTCTTTTGGTGTGGACACCCAGTAGATCACAAATATCCCGGTGCACCAACATCTACTGAGCTTATATAATGGTGATGGACACTCATCAGCAACAAGCCcagaattttacttttaagGGACTGTCAAAGTAATGCAGTTATCCCCAGGGTATATTGGTATATTGCAGTAACACCTGATAAAGCAACAGTATAGCATACGAGGATGGCATTGAGTGCCGTAAGATCTCTTGGCATGTTTACATCCAGACTGCTGACAGTGttgcatgtatttcttttactcTCAGATATTGGAAGGGCACCAAGGCCCAGTGAAGTGCTTGTCCTTTGATCGGTGGCATCTCGTCACAGGAAGCTCTGATGGATACGCCTTGGGATGGAGCATGGTGGGAGACCTTAAGAGGTGCCTAACAGCTTTCCGCCACCCAAAGTAGGTATCAGTGTGTTTCAAGGTGTATTCAACAGCAcactgtaaaaaaacaaactttcccGTATAGCAACACAAAATAGCTTAGTTGTCAGTCCTAGAACTTGAAATAGCCTCTTTCAGCAGTCATCTTAAAAAGTGTCAGGCAATCCGTAATCACAAAGAAAGTTTGTGTCCTAACAACCTAAAATGCAAATACACAGCCACTGGCTCACAAACGGGTGACTTAAGACCGTGACAGCGTGTAGTCCAAAACTTCAAGGATCCCGACCTGTAATCAACTGGATGTCATGCTAACTGGTCAAGAAGAGATGCTGTATTCGTTTGCAGTGGCTGCGTTACATGCTGAACCCTACCAATTGTGTATGATGTCATTTTGTAGATCTGTGAAAACTGTAGCATCTTagtgttttcattcattttcctagacatgaaaatgaaacttaaaaTGGAATAGATAGCCATAACCACCATGGTTGCTCTGAGGATGCAttggttgtttgtttgggtGTGGTCATTTTGGTCATCTTCAAAATTATGAAGAACTTTATTACtaactttttaaatatcttgatcgctgcttttttttttttttttggcttgttaTGGAGGCAGGCCACTGCATCTCCTGCAAGACGAGGTAGCTGATCTTGTCTCCCTGTGAAGGCATGATGATCATACCAACAGTTGCATGTTGTGTTTTTAGGGAAGTTCTGTCTCTGGAGTTTCTCTATCTCAGAGTTGTCAGTGGCTGTGCTGATGGAAAGATTCGTATATTTAACTACCTGACTGGAAGCTGCCTGAAAGTGTTGATGGCCAATAGCAGAGGGGAACCAATATCTTTCTGTGTTGCAGGAAACAGGTTGGTGACAAAACTTGTAACCAGTCTCTTTACCAAATTATGCTGTAATTTAAGgaattatgtatttttccttctactcTCTGTCTAACAAATAAGGTTTAAAGGACTCTAATGCTTATGGACTGCTTTGGTAACTAatttattcttattaaaaatggttgaaaattatttgcttaGTCCTTTCAGCAGActatacatttctgtttctataCTATTTAAGACAAAAACCCAACTGTAAAGCCGCCTTCAGAACCCAAATTTCTTAAGACGTTGAATAATCAGGCCAAGATCTGACAAAGCCTTTACCTGCCCCCTGATGGAAAATCCTTCCAGGTTCCTTCAGGCCCACACCTCTAAACTAAGGGTGGTTCCCAGCTCCTGTGTAAGTGATAGCTTAAAACAATGGTGTGTTAGTAACACTGTTTTGGTCGCAACTCTCAAACACAGCACTAGGTAGGCTGCcaggaagaaaactaactccATCTCATCCAGACCCAGGGCACCCATCTAATTCAGGTTTAAATGTCCCTGATAATATGATACCTACAATTTCTTTTGGCATTACACTGATGTAACTCCACTGTTGGGACACTTTCATCctaattatttcattaatttcactAACTTTCatcctaattatttttaaatgaagttgtttgtagagagaaatgagaagagCGCCACAGAGCTCATGCAGACTGTGAGTTAAAAGTACAGCATCTGATTGATGGGACTAAGTGCTaatgcttttcccttccctaaaGGGGAGTGATTGTTATCTCAGTTCTGTTTAATTACCCTCAGGTTTTGTATTACACACAAGCAAATGGGCCCTTTAGGTAATATCTGCTGTGTTAATGATACCTCTGCTTTGACaagctttctctttccttctccaggaTGGTGATCAATGCACCCAGT
Coding sequences:
- the CDRT1 gene encoding CMT1A duplicated region transcript 1 protein isoform X2 produces the protein MPLPLQPASTSAHHESQSASTGIGQLGTAGHQMPAVCFWPRNTKCLIQEGLNAAPASPPESLAHGDVTVPPASLQSLSHVKYKDFIRCLPVYLSQYILGLLDQKSLKACAAVSRYWTFLVKEVEREHVCQGLVQEKIRYLQGLRPRGAVSNYAKIVNVTIPQLNEEGHVIEMKHHSCEGKTKEKEEEEEDNLQAAYHDLQTDTIQLEERNVFCGSYNIRVLTDRSDQNRVIHYSGGDLVAIGSTERKVRFFNTSAMREVPPLLSGHAGSNKALLLDEKKGFVFSASFDLSIRCWDIYSGACMKIFNGHCGTIICLDVHERRLVSGARDGMVKVWNLDSGVCLKTLKHNDVVCVVKMDGIHVVSGCDRGLVKVWLADTGALVKILEGHQGPVKCLSFDRWHLVTGSSDGYALGWSMVGDLKRCLTAFRHPKEVLSLEFLYLRVVSGCADGKIRIFNYLTGSCLKVLMANSRGEPISFCVAGNRMVINAPSSLLMFQFEDVRALSHSQQTKCHVVSQMHRLALQTRDADQLMLSCLICDRLPKHCGVPQTLYNELKKTAACKQQEHLLESTRTLHVQAQQQQELFIPGNQQPHAFALGRPVRACSARILAGADGTSEYGTPVCVPEHPDMAEAILQHEKKKDSYYSVSSYKFLLTVNMLRKSCKSSFARSSTKPPIATEKAWQAPLHQQRRLEKRQIYITPLQHKKDQTARLQRVRSRSDSLTMKRISTPFETKMLQLKLKNSLHGPTVTSSIPAPCIVRPKTCGGLLQEKKAHGGHGKVTPLPEERGQLSNPCTTSELIKSTHARMAQMKNEAVYGGKKPFCACAVQTDGGFRLLTGNQKEAHEVPTIAQCQANQAKLLEDHQKACKKAWLRKTKGLPADSFTKEGKIAAPELGPNTFI
- the CDRT1 gene encoding CMT1A duplicated region transcript 1 protein isoform X1, whose product is MPLPLQPASTSAHHESQSASTGIGQLGTAGHQMPAVCFWPRNTKCLIQEGLNAAPASPPESLAHGDVTVPPASLQSLSHVKYKDFIRCLPVYLSQYILGLLDQKSLKACAAVSRYWTFLVKEVEREHVCQGLVQEKIRYLQGLRPRGAVSNYAKIVNVTIPQLNEEGHVIEMKHHSCEGKTKEKEEEEEDNLQAAYHDLQTDTIQLEERNVFCGSYNIRVLTDRSDQNRVIHYSGGDLVAIGSTERKVRFFNTSAMREVPPLLSGHAGSNKALLLDEKKGFVFSASFDLSIRCWDIYSGACMKIFNGHCGTIICLDVHERRLVSGARDGMVKVWNLDSGVCLKTLKHNDVVCVVKMDGIHVVSGCDRGLVKVWLADTGALVKILEGHQGPVKCLSFDRWHLVTGSSDGYALGWSMVGDLKRCLTAFRHPKEVLSLEFLYLRVVSGCADGKIRIFNYLTGSCLKVLMANSRGEPISFCVAGNRMVINAPSSLLMFQFEDVRWDYTLAADREMVRKEKQEACPLSRALSHSQQTKCHVVSQMHRLALQTRDADQLMLSCLICDRLPKHCGVPQTLYNELKKTAACKQQEHLLESTRTLHVQAQQQQELFIPGNQQPHAFALGRPVRACSARILAGADGTSEYGTPVCVPEHPDMAEAILQHEKKKDSYYSVSSYKFLLTVNMLRKSCKSSFARSSTKPPIATEKAWQAPLHQQRRLEKRQIYITPLQHKKDQTARLQRVRSRSDSLTMKRISTPFETKMLQLKLKNSLHGPTVTSSIPAPCIVRPKTCGGLLQEKKAHGGHGKVTPLPEERGQLSNPCTTSELIKSTHARMAQMKNEAVYGGKKPFCACAVQTDGGFRLLTGNQKEAHEVPTIAQCQANQAKLLEDHQKACKKAWLRKTKGLPADSFTKEGKIAAPELGPNTFI